The following are encoded together in the Tursiops truncatus isolate mTurTru1 chromosome 10, mTurTru1.mat.Y, whole genome shotgun sequence genome:
- the DXO gene encoding decapping and exoribonuclease protein isoform X1 has protein sequence MESRGTKRGAEKIEEAEPWNKLLPASSLPTDPALYVGPFPFYRRPSELGCFSLDAQRQYHGDARALRYYCPPPTNGQSPNFDLRDGYPDRYRPRDEEVQERLDHLLCWVLEHRGRLEGGPGWLAGAIVTWRGHLTKLLTTPYERQEGWQLAASRFQGTLYLSEVETPAARVQRLTRPPVLQELMYMGYKFEQYMCADKPGGSTDPSGEVNTNVAFCSVLRSRLGNHPLLFSGEVDCIDPQAPTTQPPTCYVELKTSKEMHSPGQRKSFYRRKLLKWWAQSFLPGVPNVVAGFRNPEGFVCSLKTFRTMEMFEYVRNDRDGWNPSVCMNFCAAFLSFAQNTVVQDDPRLVYLFSWEPGSPVTVSEHRDAPHAFLPTWYVEAMTQDLLSPPKTPSPKD, from the exons ATGGAGTCCAGAGGGACTAAGAGAGGAGCCGAAAAGATAGAGGAAGCCGAGCCTTGGAACAAGCTCCTCCCAGCGTCCTCACTGCCCACAGACCCTGCCCTCTACGTTGGACCATTTCCTTTCTACCGGCGCCCTTCTGAACTGGGCTGCTTTTCCCTGGATGCACAACGCCAGTACCATGGAGATGCTCGAGCCTTGCGGTACTACTGCCCACCTCCCACTAATGGTCAAAGCCCCAACTTTGACCTCAGAGACGGATACCCTGATCGATACAGGCCCCGGGATGAAGAGGTCCAAGAGAGGCTGGACCACCTGCTATGCTGGGTCCTGGAGCACCGAGGCCGGCTAGAGGG GGGTCCAGGCTGGCTGGCAGGGGCCATAGTGACGTGGCGGGGGCACCTGACAAAGTTGCTGACGACACCATATGAGCGGCAGGAAGGCTGGCAGCTGGCGGCCTCCCGCTTCCAGGGGACACTGTACTTGAGTGAGGTGGAGACGCCGGCTGCTCGGGTTCAGAGGCTTACCCGGCCACCCGTCCTCCAGGAGCTTATGTACATGGGGTACAAGTTCGAGCAGTACATGTGTGCAG ACAAACCTGGAGGCTCCACAGATCCCTCTGGGGAGGTCAACACCAACGTGGCCTTCTGCTCTGTGCTACGCAGCCGCCTGGGAAACCATCCTCTGCTCTTCTCCGGGGAGGTAGACTGCATAGACCCCCAGGCCCCAACCACACAGCCCCCCACCTGCTATGTGGAGCTCAAGACCTCCAAGGAGATGCACAGCCCTGGCCAACGGAAGAGCTTCTACAG ACGGAAGCTCCTGAAATGGTGGGCTCAGTCATTCCTTCCGGGGGTCCCAAATGTTGTTGCTGGCTTCCGTAACCCAGAGGGTTTTGTCTGTTCCCTCAAGACCTTTCGTACCATGGAGATGTTTGAATACGTCAGG AATGACCGTGATGGCTGGAATCCCTCCGTGTGCATGAACTTCTGTGCTGCCTTCCTTAGCTTTGCCCAGAACACAGTTGTCCAGGATGACCCCAG GCTCGTCTACCTCTTCTCCTGGGAGCCTGGCAGCCCAGTCACAGTGTCTGAACATCGAGATGCACCCCATGCCTTCCTGCCTACATGGTACGTGGAAGCCATGACCCAGGACCTCCTGTCACCCCCCAAGACACCCTCCCCCAAGGACTGA
- the DXO gene encoding decapping and exoribonuclease protein isoform X2 — MESRGTKRGAEKIEEAEPWNKLLPASSLPTDPALYVGPFPFYRRPSELGCFSLDAQRQYHGDARALRYYCPPPTNGQSPNFDLRDGYPDRYRPRDEEVQERLDHLLCWVLEHRGRLEGGPGWLAGAIVTWRGHLTKLLTTPYERQEGWQLAASRFQGTLYLSEVETPAARVQRLTRPPVLQELMYMGYKFEQYMCADKPGGSTDPSGEVNTNVAFCSVLRSRLGNHPLLFSGEVDCIDPQAPTTQPPTCYVELKTSKEMHSPGQRKSFYRRKLLKWWAQSFLPGVPNVVAGFRNPEGFVCSLKTFRTMEMFEYVRARLPLLLGAWQPSHSV; from the exons ATGGAGTCCAGAGGGACTAAGAGAGGAGCCGAAAAGATAGAGGAAGCCGAGCCTTGGAACAAGCTCCTCCCAGCGTCCTCACTGCCCACAGACCCTGCCCTCTACGTTGGACCATTTCCTTTCTACCGGCGCCCTTCTGAACTGGGCTGCTTTTCCCTGGATGCACAACGCCAGTACCATGGAGATGCTCGAGCCTTGCGGTACTACTGCCCACCTCCCACTAATGGTCAAAGCCCCAACTTTGACCTCAGAGACGGATACCCTGATCGATACAGGCCCCGGGATGAAGAGGTCCAAGAGAGGCTGGACCACCTGCTATGCTGGGTCCTGGAGCACCGAGGCCGGCTAGAGGG GGGTCCAGGCTGGCTGGCAGGGGCCATAGTGACGTGGCGGGGGCACCTGACAAAGTTGCTGACGACACCATATGAGCGGCAGGAAGGCTGGCAGCTGGCGGCCTCCCGCTTCCAGGGGACACTGTACTTGAGTGAGGTGGAGACGCCGGCTGCTCGGGTTCAGAGGCTTACCCGGCCACCCGTCCTCCAGGAGCTTATGTACATGGGGTACAAGTTCGAGCAGTACATGTGTGCAG ACAAACCTGGAGGCTCCACAGATCCCTCTGGGGAGGTCAACACCAACGTGGCCTTCTGCTCTGTGCTACGCAGCCGCCTGGGAAACCATCCTCTGCTCTTCTCCGGGGAGGTAGACTGCATAGACCCCCAGGCCCCAACCACACAGCCCCCCACCTGCTATGTGGAGCTCAAGACCTCCAAGGAGATGCACAGCCCTGGCCAACGGAAGAGCTTCTACAG ACGGAAGCTCCTGAAATGGTGGGCTCAGTCATTCCTTCCGGGGGTCCCAAATGTTGTTGCTGGCTTCCGTAACCCAGAGGGTTTTGTCTGTTCCCTCAAGACCTTTCGTACCATGGAGATGTTTGAATACGTCAGG GCTCGTCTACCTCTTCTCCTGGGAGCCTGGCAGCCCAGTCACAGTGTCTGA
- the WHR1 gene encoding inactive serine/threonine-protein kinase 19 isoform X1, protein MNRKRHRLVPEAFGQKRRREGGDVEADPLRGESGSARAAVAELLRLFPRVLFEDALPPIALRSQVYSLVPDRTVADRQLKALQEQGEIRIIQLGFDLDAQGIIFTEDYRTRVLKACDGRPYAGAVQKFLASVLPACSDLSFQQDQMIQTFGFRDPEITQLVNAGVLTVRDAGSWWLAVPGAGRFIKYFVKGRQAVLGMVRKAKYRELLLSELLGRRAPAAARLGLAYHVHDLIGAQLVDCVSTTSGTLLRLPET, encoded by the exons ATGAACCGGAAGAGGCATCGCCTGGTCCCGGAGGCCTTCGGACAGAAGAGGCGGCGGGAAGGAGGGGATGTAGAGGCAGATCCTTTGCGGGGAGAGTCAG GGTCTGCGCGTGCGGCAGTTGCGGAGCTACTGCGGCTGTTCCCGCGAGTCCTGTTTGAGGATGCGCTACCGCCCATCGCGCTGAGGAGCCAGGTGTACAGCCTAGTGCCCGACCGGACGGTGGCTGACCGGCAGCTG AAGGCGCTTCAAGAGCAGGGGGAGATCAGAATCATCCAACTAGGCTTCGACTTGGACGCCCAAGGAATCATCTTCACTGAGGACTATAGGACCAGA GTCCTCAAGGCTTGTGATGGCCGCCCATACGCTGGTGCAGTGCAGAAGTTTCTGGCTTCAGTACTTCCAGCCTGTAGTGACCTTAGCTTCCAGCAGGACCAAATGATTCAGACCTTTGGCTTCAGGGACCCAGAAATCAC GCAGCTGGTGAATGCCGGGGTCCTCACTGTCCGAGATGCTGGAAGTTGGTGGCTAGCCGTGCCTGGAGCTGGGAGattcatcaaatattttgttaaag GGCGCCAGGCTGTACTCGGTATGGTCCGAAAGGCCAAGTACCGGGAGCTGCTCCTTTCAGAGCTCCTGGGCCGGCGGGCACCTGCCGCGGCACGACTCGGCCTCGCTTACCATGTGCATGACCTCATTGGGGCCCAGCTGGTGGACTG TGTCTCCACCACTTCTGGAACCCTCCTCCGCCTGCCAGAGACATGA
- the WHR1 gene encoding inactive serine/threonine-protein kinase 19 isoform X2, translated as MNRKRHRLVPEAFGQKRRREGGDVEADPLRGESGSARAAVAELLRLFPRVLFEDALPPIALRSQVYSLVPDRTVADRQLVLKACDGRPYAGAVQKFLASVLPACSDLSFQQDQMIQTFGFRDPEITQLVNAGVLTVRDAGSWWLAVPGAGRFIKYFVKGRQAVLGMVRKAKYRELLLSELLGRRAPAAARLGLAYHVHDLIGAQLVDCVSTTSGTLLRLPET; from the exons ATGAACCGGAAGAGGCATCGCCTGGTCCCGGAGGCCTTCGGACAGAAGAGGCGGCGGGAAGGAGGGGATGTAGAGGCAGATCCTTTGCGGGGAGAGTCAG GGTCTGCGCGTGCGGCAGTTGCGGAGCTACTGCGGCTGTTCCCGCGAGTCCTGTTTGAGGATGCGCTACCGCCCATCGCGCTGAGGAGCCAGGTGTACAGCCTAGTGCCCGACCGGACGGTGGCTGACCGGCAGCTG GTCCTCAAGGCTTGTGATGGCCGCCCATACGCTGGTGCAGTGCAGAAGTTTCTGGCTTCAGTACTTCCAGCCTGTAGTGACCTTAGCTTCCAGCAGGACCAAATGATTCAGACCTTTGGCTTCAGGGACCCAGAAATCAC GCAGCTGGTGAATGCCGGGGTCCTCACTGTCCGAGATGCTGGAAGTTGGTGGCTAGCCGTGCCTGGAGCTGGGAGattcatcaaatattttgttaaag GGCGCCAGGCTGTACTCGGTATGGTCCGAAAGGCCAAGTACCGGGAGCTGCTCCTTTCAGAGCTCCTGGGCCGGCGGGCACCTGCCGCGGCACGACTCGGCCTCGCTTACCATGTGCATGACCTCATTGGGGCCCAGCTGGTGGACTG TGTCTCCACCACTTCTGGAACCCTCCTCCGCCTGCCAGAGACATGA